The Dendropsophus ebraccatus isolate aDenEbr1 chromosome 10, aDenEbr1.pat, whole genome shotgun sequence genome has a segment encoding these proteins:
- the RNF224 gene encoding RING finger protein 224, which translates to MFHSNNNPECSDKSDSSVIGNASAEEEEKRNSRKIDCIICFSSYNLSNRLPRRLYCGHTFCQTCIRKLDSVTNEQRWIPCPQCRQNTPTPRGGVAMLDLDLAAFLAVKSEKDSPRSASKALDTDQELKVYAKNVPVSRQPTGNCQESVSEPRFPRRICCKNWLCCSCCACI; encoded by the coding sequence ATGTTTCACAGTAACAACAACCCGGAATGCTCTGACAAATCAGATTCCAGCGTCATTGGAAATGCATCGGCTGAGGAGGAAGAGAAAAGAAACAGCCGTAAAATCGACTGCATCATCTGCTTCTCCAGCTATAACCTGTCCAACCGGCTGCCCCGGCGGCTGTACTGCGGCCACACGTTTTGCCAGACTTGTATCCGGAAGCTCGACTCAGTGACCAACGAGCAAAGATGGATCCCATGTCCGCAGTGCCGCCAGAACACCCCAACGCCCCGGGGAGGGGTGGCCATGCTGGACCTAGATCTGGCCGCTTTTCTAGCCGTTAAATCCGAAAAAGATAGCCCAAGATCTGCCAGCAAGGCTTTAGATACGGACCAGGAACTCAAAGTATATGCAAAGAACGTCCCTGTCAGCCGACAACCAACGGGCAACTGCCAAGAGTCGGTGTCCGAGCCGCGATTTCCCAGAAGGATTTGCTGTAAGAACTGGCTCTGCTGTTCCTGCTGCGCTTGTATCTGa